From a single Solirubrobacterales bacterium genomic region:
- a CDS encoding sulfatase: MKISSLSTPRKLFLAAAVIVAVLLVYWLAFARTSDRSPQVAHGERPNIVVIQTDDQNRHTFKGEFRDRNGRQRLIMPRTIRGIVDQGAEFTNYYSSTPVCSPSRASLMTGQYSDNNGLLRNNGPTGGWSGWQGLQTWDHNVPLTLQEAGYRTAHYGKLMNGYWDARNNGVDLTVPPGWDRWFTTAYLEGAQYYGFRVNSDGEAVGPFGDPDYSLGVPGITPPTGIDPAGCKAMTPRSPDGVPCNYQSDVTTRRAVEEIKRNGENPDQPFYLQVDYQAPHGDKRPPGGPTPPTRYLGSADRTGLPRNPSVNEADMSDKPERTQRSAGPPISPLNMARLTRAYRRYVETVRGVDDGVGAILNALEKTGQMDNTYVFFLSDQGEFYGEHRFVRGKFQPFEPSARVGMAVRGPGIKPGTKTAELTGNIDVPATVLQLARTKADYKVDGRTMVPFWKNPKQRTRRPYQIAYFGGLEGESDAVVGTGEKGVATGKLITVVGRAPSVPYRGYRIGPYKYFRYQTGERELYDLSNDPYELDNRIADPQYAQVKRYMQKHYRRVISCAGASCRAPLPPWPEPPDVSGS, translated from the coding sequence ATGAAGATCTCCAGCCTCTCAACCCCCCGGAAGCTCTTTCTGGCAGCCGCCGTGATCGTCGCGGTCCTGCTGGTCTACTGGCTGGCGTTCGCCCGGACCTCGGATCGGTCGCCCCAGGTGGCCCACGGCGAACGACCGAACATCGTCGTGATCCAGACCGACGACCAGAACCGGCACACCTTCAAGGGAGAGTTCCGGGACCGCAATGGCCGGCAACGGCTGATCATGCCACGGACGATCCGCGGCATCGTCGACCAGGGAGCCGAGTTCACCAACTATTACTCCTCGACTCCGGTCTGCTCGCCCTCCCGTGCCTCGCTGATGACCGGTCAGTACTCGGACAACAACGGCCTGCTCCGCAACAACGGTCCGACCGGGGGCTGGTCCGGCTGGCAGGGACTTCAGACCTGGGATCACAACGTGCCGCTCACGCTCCAGGAGGCCGGCTACCGCACCGCCCACTACGGCAAGTTGATGAACGGATACTGGGACGCCCGGAACAACGGGGTCGACCTGACCGTCCCCCCGGGCTGGGATCGCTGGTTCACCACCGCCTATCTGGAAGGAGCCCAGTACTACGGTTTCCGGGTGAACTCGGACGGCGAGGCTGTCGGTCCGTTCGGCGACCCCGACTACTCCCTGGGTGTACCCGGAATCACGCCCCCGACCGGGATCGATCCGGCCGGCTGCAAGGCGATGACCCCCCGCAGCCCCGACGGTGTGCCGTGCAACTACCAGTCGGATGTGACCACCAGACGGGCGGTTGAGGAGATCAAGCGAAACGGCGAGAACCCGGATCAGCCGTTCTACCTCCAGGTGGACTACCAGGCGCCACACGGGGACAAGCGACCCCCGGGCGGGCCGACCCCGCCCACCCGCTACCTCGGTTCCGCCGATCGCACCGGCCTGCCGCGCAACCCGTCGGTGAACGAGGCCGACATGTCGGACAAGCCGGAACGCACCCAGCGTTCCGCCGGCCCCCCGATCTCCCCCCTGAACATGGCGCGGCTCACCCGTGCCTACCGTCGCTACGTGGAGACGGTGCGGGGCGTGGACGACGGAGTCGGAGCGATCCTGAACGCCCTCGAGAAGACCGGCCAGATGGACAACACCTACGTGTTCTTCCTGTCGGACCAGGGCGAGTTCTACGGCGAGCACCGTTTCGTGCGAGGCAAGTTCCAGCCGTTCGAGCCGTCCGCCCGGGTCGGCATGGCGGTCCGGGGTCCGGGGATAAAGCCCGGAACCAAGACCGCCGAGCTGACCGGCAACATCGACGTTCCCGCCACGGTCCTGCAGCTGGCCCGGACCAAGGCCGACTACAAGGTCGACGGCCGGACCATGGTCCCGTTCTGGAAGAACCCGAAGCAGCGCACCCGGCGGCCGTACCAGATCGCCTACTTCGGCGGACTGGAAGGCGAGAGTGACGCGGTGGTCGGGACCGGCGAAAAGGGCGTGGCCACGGGCAAGCTGATCACAGTGGTCGGCCGGGCACCCTCGGTGCCCTACCGCGGCTACCGGATCGGGCCCTACAAGTACTTCCGGTACCAGACCGGCGAACGGGAGCTCTACGACCTGTCCAACGATCCGTATGAGCTCGACAACCGGA
- the polX gene encoding DNA polymerase/3'-5' exonuclease PolX, translated as MTNAEIAAALEELAVLYQLDGADRYRVLAYTNSARTIRHEGRSVEEMARDGRVTELPGIGKTLEAKILALVETGRIPAATDLEKRVPPGLVEINRIPGLGPKTIRRLHDELGIETPADLREAAESEQIRGLKGLGPKAELNILEGLDRLDAAPDGPERLLLDEILPVAEALVRALRDHPACDRAEIAGSIRRRTDTCKDIDLIATSERPRDLTEAITEHRTVAEHGNPSELGVKLTTHSGIGVDVRIVQPDAFGNLFQHFTGSAAHSAELRESAAAIGLHVSEHGIKDDATGETERFETETEVYRRLGYSYIEPELREDRGELDAARDGTLPELVRADDIRGELHCHTTLSDGTATLEEMAGAARARGYEYLAITDHSSSHGFGDHVTAERLWQRIEEIEAFNATDPGILVLAGSEVNILPDGELDYPDDLLRALDWVIASIHTSFNMKEDRMTARMIAAIEHPEVDLIGHATGRLLNQREPYRIDLERCFESAARCGTAFEINGNPRRRDLNEVNARLAAESGVGIVLNTDAHRPEAMDYMAFAVATARRAWLDAGRILNTGPWWKR; from the coding sequence ATGACCAACGCCGAGATCGCCGCCGCACTGGAAGAACTCGCGGTGCTCTACCAGCTCGACGGGGCCGATCGGTACCGGGTGCTGGCCTACACCAACTCGGCCCGGACGATCCGCCACGAGGGCCGATCGGTGGAGGAGATGGCTCGGGATGGCCGGGTCACCGAGCTTCCCGGCATCGGCAAGACCCTTGAGGCAAAGATCCTGGCCCTGGTGGAAACCGGCCGGATCCCGGCGGCGACCGATCTGGAGAAGCGGGTGCCACCAGGCCTGGTCGAGATCAACCGGATTCCGGGGCTTGGCCCGAAGACGATCCGCCGGCTCCACGACGAACTCGGGATCGAGACCCCGGCGGATCTGAGGGAGGCGGCCGAGTCCGAGCAGATTCGTGGACTGAAGGGTCTCGGGCCGAAGGCGGAGCTGAACATCCTCGAGGGGCTGGACCGGCTCGATGCCGCCCCGGACGGGCCGGAGCGGCTGCTGCTGGACGAGATCCTCCCGGTGGCCGAAGCCCTGGTCCGGGCGTTGCGAGACCACCCTGCCTGCGATCGGGCCGAGATCGCCGGATCGATCCGCCGACGAACGGACACCTGCAAGGACATCGACCTGATCGCCACCTCGGAACGACCCCGGGACCTGACCGAGGCGATCACCGAACACCGGACGGTCGCCGAACACGGCAACCCGAGCGAACTCGGTGTGAAACTGACCACCCACAGCGGAATCGGGGTGGATGTGCGGATCGTCCAGCCCGACGCCTTCGGCAACCTGTTCCAGCACTTCACCGGCTCGGCTGCCCACAGTGCCGAACTGCGCGAAAGCGCCGCCGCGATCGGACTTCATGTGTCGGAACACGGCATCAAGGACGATGCGACCGGGGAGACCGAGCGCTTCGAAACCGAAACCGAGGTCTACCGTCGCCTCGGCTACAGCTACATCGAGCCGGAACTCAGGGAGGACCGCGGCGAGCTCGACGCCGCGCGGGACGGCACCCTGCCCGAGCTGGTCAGAGCGGACGACATTCGGGGCGAGCTCCACTGCCACACCACGCTTTCCGACGGGACCGCGACCCTGGAAGAGATGGCCGGAGCGGCCCGCGCCCGGGGATACGAGTATCTGGCGATCACCGATCACTCGTCGAGTCACGGTTTCGGAGATCACGTTACCGCCGAACGGCTCTGGCAACGGATCGAGGAGATCGAGGCCTTCAACGCGACCGATCCGGGCATCCTGGTGCTGGCCGGATCCGAGGTCAACATCCTGCCCGACGGGGAGCTCGACTACCCTGACGACCTGCTCCGGGCACTCGACTGGGTGATCGCCTCGATCCACACCTCGTTCAACATGAAGGAGGACCGGATGACCGCCCGGATGATCGCCGCGATCGAGCACCCCGAGGTGGACCTGATCGGTCACGCCACCGGCAGGCTGCTCAACCAGCGGGAGCCGTACCGAATCGATCTCGAGCGCTGCTTTGAGTCCGCCGCCCGTTGCGGAACCGCCTTCGAGATCAACGGCAACCCCCGGCGTCGCGACCTGAACGAGGTGAACGCCCGACTGGCCGCCGAGTCCGGCGTCGGGATCGTGCTCAACACCGACGCCCACCGACCCGAAGCCATGGACTACATGGCCTTTGCGGTGGCGACCGCCCGTCGTGCCTGGCTCGATGCCGGCCGGATCCTCAACACCGGGCCGTGGTGGAAGCGGTGA
- a CDS encoding polyprenol monophosphomannose synthase produces the protein MSEPGADIRGPVWVILPTFNEAGNIERIVAAVDRRLEPGDRILIVDDNSPDGTGRIADRLAAEGDRVVVLHRTSKEGLGPAYLAGFREALAGGAGLIVQMDADFSHDPAYLPRLLAASEEADLVIGSRYVPGGGITEWGRARLLLSRGGSLYARRVLGLEVRDLTGGFKCFRREVLETLDLNRVAASGYSFQVEMTWRTIQAGFSVMEVPITFRERDHGSSKMSGSIVAEAAWRVPALRLGSRRKNE, from the coding sequence GTGTCCGAACCCGGAGCCGACATCCGAGGACCCGTCTGGGTCATCCTCCCGACCTTCAACGAGGCGGGCAACATCGAGCGGATCGTTGCTGCGGTGGATCGCCGACTGGAGCCGGGTGACCGGATCCTGATCGTCGATGACAACTCGCCCGACGGAACCGGGCGGATCGCCGATCGACTGGCTGCCGAGGGTGACCGGGTCGTGGTCCTGCATCGCACCAGCAAGGAGGGTCTCGGTCCTGCCTACCTGGCCGGTTTCCGCGAGGCCCTCGCCGGCGGGGCCGGACTGATCGTCCAGATGGACGCGGACTTCTCTCACGATCCGGCCTACCTCCCGCGCCTCCTGGCCGCTTCGGAGGAGGCCGATCTGGTGATCGGTTCACGCTACGTCCCCGGTGGCGGAATCACCGAGTGGGGTCGGGCGCGGCTGCTGCTCAGCCGGGGTGGCAGCCTCTACGCCCGTCGCGTCCTCGGCCTCGAGGTGCGGGATCTGACCGGGGGCTTCAAGTGCTTCCGCCGAGAGGTTCTGGAGACCCTGGACCTGAACCGGGTCGCGGCCTCCGGGTACTCGTTCCAGGTGGAGATGACCTGGCGGACGATCCAGGCCGGTTTCTCGGTGATGGAGGTGCCGATCACCTTCCGCGAGCGCGATCACGGCAGCTCGAAGATGAGCGGGTCGATCGTCGCCGAGGCCGCCTGGCGGGTCCCGGCGCTGCGCCTGGGAAGTCGCAGAAAAAACGAGTAG
- the trxA gene encoding thioredoxin: MADKLPPVTDSTFKAEVLDHEGAVLVDFWAPWCGPCRVVHPVLEEINAERDDLKIVSLNIDENQQTATQYEVLSIPTMILFKDGAMVHKLVGAQPKRKILAQLEPALA; this comes from the coding sequence ATGGCAGACAAGCTCCCCCCGGTAACCGACTCCACGTTCAAGGCGGAAGTACTTGACCACGAGGGCGCAGTACTGGTTGATTTCTGGGCACCCTGGTGCGGGCCTTGCCGCGTTGTCCACCCGGTCCTCGAGGAGATCAATGCGGAGCGGGACGACCTCAAGATCGTCAGCCTGAACATCGACGAGAACCAGCAGACGGCGACCCAGTACGAGGTGCTCTCGATCCCGACCATGATTCTGTTCAAGGACGGGGCGATGGTCCACAAGCTGGTCGGGGCGCAACCCAAGCGGAAGATCCTGGCCCAGCTCGAACCGGCTCTGGCCTGA
- a CDS encoding tautomerase family protein → MPFVHIHWFEGRSDEQKLEIAKRIEDALVEVAGASPEHCWVKFVDSKKSDFIIPEAGE, encoded by the coding sequence ATGCCGTTCGTCCACATTCACTGGTTTGAAGGCCGCTCCGACGAGCAGAAGCTGGAGATCGCAAAACGGATCGAAGACGCCCTGGTCGAGGTCGCCGGAGCATCGCCCGAACACTGCTGGGTGAAGTTCGTCGACTCGAAGAAGAGCGACTTCATCATTCCCGAAGCCGGAGAGTGA
- a CDS encoding cupin domain-containing protein gives MARPDDPDRATHGYRVLRTGDAFWRRSNQMSVLNTDLARQLGCETLGARLWRIEPGQASTRHRHRETDELYVLLEGTGKLRVGDELLELGPLDTVAVDAHTLRQPFNDTQTDQLWLILGAPVEAADTTAMDPELIEWMYPDGPKAMPSELGA, from the coding sequence GTGGCGCGGCCGGACGATCCCGACCGCGCCACCCACGGATACCGCGTCCTCAGGACGGGTGATGCCTTCTGGCGACGCTCCAACCAGATGTCGGTGCTCAACACCGATCTCGCCCGGCAGCTCGGCTGCGAAACCCTCGGGGCCAGGCTGTGGAGGATCGAACCGGGGCAGGCCTCGACCCGCCACCGGCACCGGGAGACCGACGAGCTTTACGTGTTGCTCGAGGGCACCGGAAAGCTGCGGGTTGGTGATGAGCTCCTGGAGCTGGGCCCGCTCGACACGGTTGCGGTCGATGCCCACACCCTCCGTCAGCCCTTCAACGACACCCAAACCGACCAGCTCTGGCTGATCCTCGGTGCCCCGGTGGAAGCCGCTGACACCACGGCAATGGACCCGGAACTGATCGAATGGATGTATCCGGACGGCCCCAAAGCGATGCCGTCGGAACTCGGCGCCTGA
- a CDS encoding lipid-transfer protein, which yields MTRFEKPGRREDWDYPDMARESGSMALDDAGIAYCEIEQAYVGYVYGESTSGQRAVYELGLTGIPVINVNNNCSTGSTALFLAAQAVESGAAECALALGFEKMQPGSLGATFTDRQQPLLKHIQVLNEMYEGAWPVAPWMFGAAGREHMAEHGSEPEHFARIGEKNHRHSVNNPYAQFQDEYTLAEILDAPMIYEPLTRLQCSPTSDGSGAAIVASGDFVEKHNLAERAVEITARAMTTDFESSFKSGRAKDVIGYDMNVQVSRQIYQKSGLGPEDFQVIELHDCFSANELLLYEALGLCDDGDAPALIEAGDNTYGGRWVINPSGGLISKGHPLGATGLAQCAELTWQLRGEAEARQVDGAEACLQHNIGLGGAAVMFAYRRAVN from the coding sequence ATGACAAGATTCGAGAAGCCGGGCCGCCGGGAGGACTGGGACTATCCGGACATGGCCCGGGAGTCCGGGAGTATGGCGCTCGACGACGCCGGCATCGCCTACTGTGAGATCGAGCAGGCCTATGTCGGCTACGTCTACGGTGAGTCCACCTCCGGCCAGAGGGCGGTCTACGAACTCGGCCTGACCGGAATCCCGGTGATCAACGTGAACAACAACTGTTCAACCGGATCGACCGCTCTCTTCCTCGCCGCTCAGGCGGTCGAGAGCGGAGCGGCCGAGTGTGCGCTCGCCCTCGGCTTCGAGAAGATGCAGCCCGGCTCACTCGGGGCGACCTTCACCGACCGGCAGCAGCCGCTCCTGAAACACATTCAGGTCCTGAACGAGATGTACGAGGGCGCCTGGCCGGTGGCCCCCTGGATGTTCGGCGCGGCCGGTCGCGAGCACATGGCCGAACACGGTTCCGAGCCGGAGCATTTCGCAAGGATCGGCGAGAAGAACCACCGCCACTCGGTCAACAACCCCTACGCCCAGTTCCAGGACGAGTACACGCTGGCGGAGATCCTTGACGCGCCGATGATCTACGAGCCCCTGACCAGGCTCCAGTGTTCTCCCACCTCGGACGGATCCGGGGCGGCTATCGTGGCGAGCGGGGATTTCGTCGAGAAACACAACCTGGCGGAACGGGCGGTCGAGATCACCGCCCGGGCGATGACCACCGACTTCGAGAGTTCCTTCAAGAGCGGCAGGGCGAAGGATGTGATCGGTTACGACATGAACGTCCAGGTCTCCAGGCAGATCTACCAAAAGTCTGGGCTCGGCCCGGAGGACTTCCAGGTGATCGAACTCCACGACTGCTTCTCGGCCAACGAGTTGCTGCTCTACGAGGCACTCGGCCTCTGTGACGACGGTGACGCCCCGGCTTTGATCGAGGCAGGCGACAACACCTACGGTGGCCGCTGGGTGATCAACCCCTCCGGCGGGCTGATCTCCAAGGGTCACCCGCTTGGGGCCACCGGCCTCGCCCAGTGCGCCGAACTCACCTGGCAGCTCCGCGGCGAGGCGGAGGCCCGGCAGGTGGACGGGGCAGAGGCCTGTCTGCAGCACAACATCGGCCTCGGCGGAGCGGCGGTCATGTTCGCCTACCGTCGGGCAGTGAACTGA
- a CDS encoding acyl-CoA dehydrogenase family protein, translating into MEESPNRSRVVGPRTLFEDEHDTYRESFRSFLETEVVPEYATWLADHIVPKSLFESCAELGFLAMEVPEEYGGLGVDDWRFNVVLAEEAVWAGVSDAMGGPMLHSDVVLPYIMSSADEEQRQRWLPGIASGKEVLAVAMTEPGTGSDLAAIACRGRRDGGDWVVNGGKTFITNGINADLFVVAVRTSDDPHRGLSLFVVEDGTPGFEHDRQIEKIGQHASDTAELFFTDCRVPAENMLGEEGSGFLQLVSRLVPERLVLAVSSMAGCEAALALTLDYVMEREAFGRPIGKFQHSRFTLAELRTEVELGRCFIDRSIERYRAGTCTVEEAAMAKWWTTDLLGKVTDAGVQLHGGYGYTTEYPIGRAWVDARVGRIYAGTNEIMKELIGKTMGL; encoded by the coding sequence ATGGAAGAGTCACCCAACCGGTCGAGAGTGGTGGGTCCACGAACCCTGTTCGAGGACGAGCACGACACCTACCGGGAGAGCTTCCGCAGCTTTCTCGAGACCGAGGTGGTTCCCGAGTACGCGACCTGGCTGGCCGATCACATCGTTCCGAAGAGCCTCTTCGAAAGCTGTGCCGAACTCGGCTTTCTGGCGATGGAGGTTCCGGAGGAGTACGGCGGTCTCGGGGTGGACGACTGGCGCTTCAACGTGGTGCTGGCCGAGGAAGCGGTCTGGGCCGGCGTCTCCGACGCGATGGGGGGTCCGATGCTTCACTCCGATGTCGTTCTGCCCTACATCATGAGCTCCGCCGACGAGGAGCAGCGGCAGCGCTGGCTGCCCGGGATCGCCTCGGGAAAAGAGGTGCTGGCGGTGGCGATGACCGAGCCCGGCACCGGATCCGACCTCGCCGCGATCGCCTGCCGGGGCCGCCGCGACGGTGGCGACTGGGTTGTCAACGGGGGCAAGACCTTCATCACCAACGGGATCAACGCCGATCTCTTCGTGGTTGCAGTCCGCACCTCGGATGACCCCCATCGCGGTCTCTCCCTGTTCGTGGTCGAGGATGGCACCCCCGGATTCGAGCACGACCGGCAGATCGAGAAGATCGGCCAGCACGCTTCCGATACGGCCGAACTCTTCTTTACCGACTGCCGGGTCCCGGCGGAGAACATGCTGGGCGAGGAGGGCTCCGGGTTCCTCCAGCTCGTCTCACGGCTGGTGCCGGAGCGGCTCGTGCTGGCGGTCAGTTCGATGGCTGGCTGCGAAGCAGCCCTGGCCCTGACCCTCGATTACGTGATGGAACGAGAGGCCTTCGGTCGGCCGATCGGCAAGTTCCAGCACTCCCGGTTCACCCTGGCCGAGTTGAGGACCGAGGTTGAGCTCGGCCGCTGCTTCATCGACCGTTCGATCGAGCGCTACCGGGCGGGAACCTGCACGGTTGAGGAAGCCGCAATGGCGAAGTGGTGGACCACCGACCTGCTCGGCAAGGTGACCGACGCCGGGGTCCAGCTCCACGGAGGCTACGGCTATACGACCGAGTATCCGATCGGCAGGGCCTGGGTGGATGCCAGGGTCGGCCGGATCTACGCCGGTACCAACGAGATCATGAAGGAGTTGATCGGCAAGACGATGGGACTCTGA
- a CDS encoding CorA family divalent cation transporter — protein MSGMREKSERDRTLTRFDWPADDPSLVWFDLTGTELTPDELFRELGPHCPGITAPMIGDVITPDERPTEVSFEGGDVKLASTFAVHSVNPTRREKRGEPVPAGLLVIQPVELLAGASWLVTCWHPTRTYYGNQRQDGDGPAEGPEAIRRAVESRWTESSGRTAGDLGVLVMDELALTYAPAYRAIATWLEDWELGFYVRDERFTDLDLANLWGARALLRDWLTPLDPPGITTSPVRAWLPGVDRDLVVGLDRRIDRALSALDRLGDSLRSSFSLLHVQQSERAREATESLERRVEIAAAALLVPTLIVGFYGANTWVPGEGERWGFWVMVAALVTFTALVVTFLVLWQRKQAKETRREREEEERVRLEVLRGP, from the coding sequence ATGTCGGGGATGAGGGAGAAGTCCGAGCGGGATCGCACCCTGACCCGCTTCGACTGGCCTGCGGATGACCCGTCGCTGGTCTGGTTCGATCTGACCGGAACCGAGCTGACCCCAGACGAACTCTTCCGGGAACTCGGACCACACTGCCCCGGCATCACGGCGCCCATGATCGGGGACGTGATCACTCCGGACGAAAGGCCCACCGAGGTCAGCTTCGAGGGAGGCGACGTCAAACTGGCATCGACGTTCGCGGTCCACAGCGTGAACCCGACCCGGCGGGAGAAGCGGGGCGAGCCGGTGCCGGCCGGGCTGCTTGTGATCCAGCCGGTGGAGCTTCTGGCCGGTGCCAGTTGGCTGGTGACCTGCTGGCACCCAACCCGGACCTATTACGGCAACCAGCGCCAGGACGGGGACGGTCCGGCGGAAGGTCCGGAAGCGATCAGGCGAGCCGTCGAGTCGAGGTGGACGGAGTCCAGTGGAAGGACCGCGGGGGACCTCGGCGTGCTGGTCATGGACGAACTGGCCCTCACCTATGCCCCCGCGTATCGGGCGATCGCCACCTGGCTTGAGGACTGGGAGCTGGGTTTCTATGTCCGCGACGAACGTTTCACCGATCTGGATCTGGCCAACCTCTGGGGGGCCAGGGCCCTGCTTCGCGACTGGCTGACGCCGCTCGATCCCCCCGGGATCACGACCAGCCCCGTGAGGGCCTGGCTGCCCGGGGTGGACCGGGACCTGGTGGTCGGGCTGGACCGGCGGATCGATCGTGCCCTGTCAGCTCTGGATCGGCTGGGGGACTCGCTCCGCTCTTCATTTTCGCTGCTTCACGTGCAGCAGAGCGAACGAGCCCGGGAGGCGACCGAATCGCTTGAGCGGCGAGTCGAGATCGCGGCAGCGGCCCTGCTGGTACCGACCCTGATCGTCGGCTTCTACGGCGCCAACACCTGGGTGCCGGGGGAGGGAGAGCGCTGGGGTTTCTGGGTGATGGTGGCTGCGCTGGTCACCTTCACGGCCCTGGTCGTCACCTTTCTCGTCCTCTGGCAGAGAAAACAGGCGAAGGAAACCAGGCGGGAACGTGAGGAGGAAGAACGGGTCCGGCTGGAGGTACTCAGGGGACCCTGA